A single genomic interval of Spirosoma taeanense harbors:
- a CDS encoding glycoside hydrolase family 31 protein, whose amino-acid sequence MRTLILFLFSFQLVRAQALVWTPVQPGVWKAVVGKPEAYNLLTAAGAKPSTSALAKLGPTPFPLPQPAITARLVDGKTYLRFPLNRTEQLYGFGLNFQTVHQRGRILNLHVDHYGGSDNGRTHAPTPFYVSSDGYGVFINSARYLTVYAGTAARKDSPDPPKSRDRNTDKAWTSRPYSDAVEILVPAAGVEIYVFGGPKPLDVVRRYNLFNGGGCLPPRWGLGFVQRVQKLYNAEQVEAEAAQFEQQGFPLDVVGLEPGWQSKSYPCTFEWDKTRFPDPAGFVGNLLRKGIRTNLWINPYVAPSASIFKSIQPYTASHTVWTGQVPDLSLPQAQTILFGQLAKDGVNLGVSGYKIDEVDGYDSWLWPDVATFPSGHAAEQMRQTYGLLVQRYSTDLYRSRNSRTFGLVRASNAGGTSFPYVIYNDYYKHQDFITALINSSFAGVLWTPEVRSSETSEEWLRRIQTVVFSPMAMINAWDSGTKPWSFADVSKPVQDMALLRMQMMPYWYSEFARYHFDGTPPFRAMNLEEGFTSEVKNELVTTSLEKNPYAEAVRKEIKDQYMAGEFLLVAPLFAGQTRRTVTLPKGNWYDFYTGELVGNGQQITASPGLNRIPVYVKDGGIIPMMPSRLHAPKAGETVPVEVRYYGNKPGVYQLYDDDGETFAYENGQYSFRAIRVTRQANGSIQGTISAPVPGKPNTVGAVTFTQMTK is encoded by the coding sequence TTGAGAACGCTTATTCTCTTTCTTTTTTCCTTCCAGTTGGTCAGGGCACAGGCCCTGGTCTGGACACCCGTGCAACCCGGCGTCTGGAAAGCCGTCGTGGGCAAGCCGGAAGCGTATAATCTGCTGACAGCGGCCGGTGCCAAGCCCAGCACATCAGCCTTGGCGAAACTCGGCCCGACACCCTTCCCGCTGCCGCAACCCGCGATTACAGCCCGACTGGTGGATGGTAAGACATATCTGCGCTTTCCGCTCAACCGGACTGAACAACTGTATGGCTTTGGGTTAAACTTCCAGACGGTTCACCAGCGCGGGCGGATTCTGAACCTGCACGTCGATCATTACGGTGGCTCCGACAACGGCCGTACGCACGCGCCGACGCCGTTTTACGTTTCGTCGGATGGCTATGGTGTCTTTATCAATTCGGCTCGTTACCTGACCGTTTATGCCGGTACGGCCGCTCGCAAAGACAGTCCCGACCCGCCTAAATCCAGAGATCGCAATACTGATAAGGCCTGGACGAGCCGTCCCTATTCCGATGCGGTAGAGATACTGGTTCCGGCAGCGGGCGTAGAGATTTACGTGTTCGGCGGGCCGAAACCGCTGGATGTCGTCCGGCGGTATAATCTGTTCAACGGGGGCGGCTGTCTGCCCCCGCGCTGGGGGCTGGGGTTTGTGCAGCGCGTGCAGAAGCTCTACAATGCCGAACAGGTCGAGGCCGAAGCCGCGCAGTTTGAGCAGCAGGGTTTTCCGCTCGACGTAGTGGGGCTGGAACCCGGCTGGCAGAGCAAATCGTATCCCTGCACCTTTGAGTGGGACAAAACTCGTTTTCCCGACCCCGCCGGTTTTGTCGGAAATCTGCTCCGCAAAGGCATCCGGACGAATCTCTGGATTAACCCGTACGTGGCTCCATCGGCCTCAATTTTCAAGTCTATTCAACCTTATACAGCTTCACATACCGTCTGGACTGGCCAGGTGCCGGACCTCTCGCTACCCCAGGCTCAAACAATTCTTTTCGGGCAGCTCGCGAAAGATGGCGTAAACCTGGGCGTCAGCGGCTACAAGATCGACGAGGTTGACGGCTATGATTCGTGGCTCTGGCCCGATGTCGCTACGTTTCCATCGGGTCACGCGGCCGAGCAGATGCGGCAGACCTATGGCCTGCTGGTTCAGCGCTACAGCACCGATCTGTACCGGTCGAGAAATAGCCGCACTTTCGGACTGGTTCGGGCATCGAATGCAGGCGGCACGTCGTTTCCCTACGTCATTTACAACGATTACTACAAACACCAGGATTTCATTACCGCGCTCATCAACAGCAGTTTTGCCGGGGTTCTGTGGACCCCCGAAGTCCGTTCGTCCGAGACGAGCGAAGAGTGGTTGCGCCGGATTCAGACGGTGGTTTTCTCACCGATGGCGATGATCAATGCCTGGGATAGCGGCACCAAACCCTGGTCGTTTGCCGACGTGAGCAAACCGGTGCAGGACATGGCTCTACTGCGAATGCAGATGATGCCGTACTGGTACAGCGAATTCGCCAGATACCACTTCGACGGTACGCCCCCGTTCCGGGCCATGAATCTGGAAGAAGGCTTTACGTCTGAAGTAAAAAATGAGCTGGTTACGACCAGTCTGGAGAAAAATCCCTATGCCGAAGCTGTCCGGAAAGAGATCAAAGATCAATATATGGCCGGTGAGTTTCTGCTCGTAGCGCCCCTCTTTGCCGGACAAACCAGGCGAACGGTTACCCTGCCCAAAGGTAACTGGTACGACTTTTACACGGGCGAACTGGTTGGAAACGGCCAGCAGATCACGGCCTCACCCGGTCTGAACCGTATCCCGGTTTACGTAAAAGATGGCGGGATTATCCCCATGATGCCCTCCCGACTCCACGCGCCTAAAGCTGGCGAAACAGTGCCTGTCGAAGTGCGCTACTACGGCAATAAACCGGGAGTTTACCAGCTCTATGACGACGATGGCGAAACGTTTGCCTACGAAAACGGGCAGTACAGCTTCCGAGCGATTCGCGTAACCCGACAGGCGAACGGGTCGATTCAGGGGACGATTTCTGCTCCGGTGCCGGGTAAACCCAACACGGTTGGTGCCGTTACGTTTACGCAGATGACGAAGTGA
- a CDS encoding zinc-binding alcohol dehydrogenase family protein, whose translation MNTLVCTTPGSFAYQQVPKPLLTPGNALVKIRQIGVCGTDLHAFEGTQPFFSYPRILGHELAVELVEADGAPDFQPGEVITFIPYFNCGHCVACRAGKTNCCVSLQVSGIHIDGGMTEYLSVPAHSLVHGEGLSVDELALVEPLAIGAHGVRRAGVQPGEFVLVVGAGPIGLGIMEFARIAGGTVIALDLNEDRLAFCREKLGVPRTINASDSDVIEQLRAITSGDMPTVVIDATGSLRAMNTAFAYMAHGARYVLVGLQKDNISFSHPEFHKREATLMSSRNATRADFEQVIRSLKNGLINPTTYITHRVDFGQVKNEFASWLNPANGVIKAMVTMT comes from the coding sequence ATGAATACCCTTGTATGCACCACCCCCGGCAGCTTCGCCTATCAGCAAGTGCCAAAGCCTCTTTTAACCCCAGGAAATGCCCTGGTTAAAATCAGGCAGATTGGCGTCTGCGGCACGGATCTGCACGCCTTTGAAGGAACACAGCCCTTCTTCTCTTATCCCCGCATTCTGGGTCACGAACTGGCGGTCGAACTGGTCGAAGCCGACGGCGCCCCCGATTTCCAGCCGGGAGAAGTCATTACGTTCATCCCGTATTTCAACTGCGGCCACTGCGTTGCCTGCCGGGCGGGTAAAACCAACTGCTGCGTATCGCTGCAGGTTTCGGGCATTCACATCGACGGTGGCATGACCGAATACCTCTCGGTACCGGCGCATTCGCTGGTACACGGCGAAGGGCTGAGCGTTGACGAACTCGCGCTGGTGGAGCCGCTGGCGATTGGGGCTCATGGCGTTCGGCGCGCTGGGGTACAGCCCGGCGAGTTCGTGCTCGTTGTCGGGGCCGGACCAATTGGTTTAGGGATTATGGAATTTGCCCGGATTGCGGGGGGAACGGTCATTGCGCTCGACCTCAACGAAGACCGGCTGGCCTTCTGTCGGGAGAAACTGGGCGTTCCGCGCACCATCAATGCTTCGGATTCGGATGTTATCGAACAGCTGCGGGCCATCACCAGTGGCGATATGCCCACCGTCGTGATCGACGCGACGGGCAGCCTGCGGGCCATGAACACGGCTTTTGCTTACATGGCGCACGGGGCCCGCTACGTGCTGGTGGGCTTACAAAAAGACAATATCAGCTTCAGCCATCCCGAATTTCATAAACGGGAAGCCACGCTGATGAGCAGCCGGAACGCCACGCGCGCCGACTTTGAACAGGTGATTCGCAGTCTGAAAAACGGCCTGATCAATCCCACAACCTATATTACGCACCGCGTCGACTTCGGTCAGGTCAAAAACGAGTTTGCCAGCTGGCTCAACCCGGCCAATGGCGTCATTAAGGCGATGGTCACCATGACGTAA
- a CDS encoding L-fucose dehydrogenase, with product MDLQLQDKVIIVTGGARGIGEGIVKALAAEGAMPVIIGRTEAHNQATVAAVEAAGGRAFQVVAELTRPEESEKAVNAVLQQFGRIDGLVNNAGENDGVGLESGDYERFMASLHKNVVHYYLMAHYALPALKKSKGAIVNISSKTAETGQGGTSAYAAANGGRNALTREWAVELLKYNIRVNAIIVAECWTPLYERWIQSLPNPEEKLASITANIPLGQRMTTAEEIASTTAFLLSERSSHTTGQLLYVDGGYVHLDRALANS from the coding sequence ATGGATTTACAGCTTCAGGATAAAGTAATTATTGTAACCGGTGGCGCCAGAGGCATTGGCGAAGGAATTGTAAAGGCGCTGGCTGCTGAGGGCGCCATGCCAGTCATCATTGGCCGGACGGAAGCGCATAATCAAGCGACCGTAGCGGCTGTTGAAGCCGCCGGTGGGCGGGCGTTTCAGGTCGTGGCCGAACTGACCCGGCCGGAAGAGTCGGAGAAGGCGGTGAATGCCGTACTTCAGCAGTTCGGAAGGATTGACGGACTGGTGAACAACGCCGGCGAAAACGACGGTGTGGGTCTGGAGTCCGGCGACTACGAACGGTTCATGGCCTCACTGCACAAGAATGTCGTGCATTATTACCTGATGGCCCATTATGCGCTGCCCGCGCTGAAAAAATCGAAAGGCGCCATTGTTAATATCAGCTCAAAAACCGCCGAAACCGGTCAGGGCGGTACGTCGGCCTATGCAGCGGCCAACGGCGGACGTAACGCCCTCACCCGCGAGTGGGCGGTGGAACTGCTCAAGTACAACATTCGGGTGAACGCCATCATCGTAGCCGAATGCTGGACTCCGCTCTACGAACGCTGGATTCAGTCGCTGCCGAACCCCGAAGAAAAACTCGCGTCGATCACCGCAAACATTCCGCTGGGACAACGCATGACCACGGCCGAAGAGATTGCCAGCACCACCGCGTTTCTCTTATCCGAGCGGTCGAGTCACACAACCGGGCAGTTGCTTTACGTCGATGGTGGATACGTTCATTTAGACCGGGCCTTAGCGAATTCCTGA
- a CDS encoding glycoside hydrolase family 18 protein codes for MQNRFVFFALFLFCLTLTGSSVVLSQSASRPYVIIGYVTGHGWTKDQIEAQKLTHINYAFAIPAETGELAPLKARDSVNLAALTSLKAVNKDIKILISIGGWGGCKYFSDAALTDASRRKFANSAVALLKKHRLDGVDIDWEYPAQVGAGNIFRPEDKQNLTLFLKAIRDRLDEQGRQDNRTGRNHYLLTAATGGDTAFVNHTELGKAQRYLDYVNIMTYDLYHGNDKVTGHHSPLYQSAKGDQSRNSTVDAVDGHIRAGVPTSKIVLGLPFYGRGWADTRAQDNGLYQPSTGKHSFISHDELAANYINRNGFIRYWDADAKAPYLWNPTSRMFISYADEESFTHKLEYVRSKKLAGVMFWEYIHDLQQQKLLNKLVNGLAH; via the coding sequence ATGCAGAACCGATTTGTCTTTTTTGCGCTTTTTCTTTTTTGTTTGACCCTCACCGGCTCCTCCGTTGTTCTTAGTCAGTCGGCCTCCCGGCCCTACGTTATCATTGGCTACGTCACCGGTCATGGCTGGACTAAAGATCAGATTGAAGCCCAGAAACTCACGCACATTAATTACGCTTTTGCCATCCCGGCCGAAACCGGCGAGCTGGCTCCGCTGAAGGCCCGTGACTCGGTGAACCTGGCTGCGCTGACCTCGCTGAAAGCCGTCAATAAAGATATAAAGATCTTAATCTCGATTGGGGGCTGGGGCGGCTGTAAATATTTTTCGGATGCCGCCCTGACCGATGCGTCGCGCCGGAAGTTCGCCAACAGCGCCGTGGCCCTGCTGAAAAAGCATCGTCTCGACGGCGTCGATATCGACTGGGAGTATCCGGCGCAGGTCGGCGCAGGCAATATCTTCCGCCCCGAAGACAAACAGAATCTTACGCTGTTCCTGAAAGCCATTCGCGACCGGCTGGACGAACAGGGTCGGCAGGATAACCGGACTGGCCGCAATCATTATCTCTTAACGGCCGCCACGGGTGGCGATACGGCCTTTGTTAACCACACGGAGCTGGGCAAAGCGCAACGCTATCTGGATTACGTCAACATTATGACCTATGATCTGTACCACGGCAACGATAAGGTAACGGGCCACCATAGCCCGCTGTACCAGTCGGCCAAAGGCGATCAGTCACGTAACAGCACCGTCGACGCGGTCGATGGCCACATTCGGGCGGGCGTACCGACCAGCAAGATCGTGCTGGGCCTGCCGTTCTACGGGCGCGGCTGGGCGGACACCCGCGCGCAGGACAACGGACTCTATCAACCGTCCACTGGCAAACATTCGTTTATCAGCCACGACGAACTGGCGGCCAACTACATCAACAGGAACGGCTTTATCCGCTATTGGGACGCCGATGCCAAGGCCCCATACCTGTGGAATCCCACCTCCCGGATGTTTATTTCCTATGCCGACGAAGAATCGTTTACGCATAAACTGGAGTACGTCCGGTCGAAAAAGCTGGCGGGTGTTATGTTCTGGGAATACATCCACGACCTGCAGCAGCAGAAGCTGTTAAATAAGCTGGTGAACGGCCTGGCGCACTAA
- a CDS encoding SusC/RagA family TonB-linked outer membrane protein, producing the protein MKPKLRGTFAKVLLLLGAWVLLIQAPVWAADRDVTGKVSDEKGNELAGATVTIKGTNKGTNTDANGNFRISVPDGSAVLVFSYIGYARQEVTVGNQSVFNIKLLPGESALNEVVVTALGIKRDTRTLGYSVSTIESSALNVARETNVINSLQGRVAGLNIAPANGGPGSASRINLRGVSNFNGGSPLFVINGIPMDNTSRGNAGEWGGSTNGDGISNINPDDVETMTVLKGATASALYGTRAANGVILITTKSGKNGGLSVEYNGNIQADQIINYTDYQYEYGQGTQGKRPTDVSSARNSGIYSWGEKLDGAPYTQFDGKQYPYSAVKDNLEKFYRTATTLTNTIAVSGGNEQTSFRMSLSSLDAQAVLRNSGLKRKTINLNINQKVTSKFDVSVLANYVDQQDINRPNLMDAPQNANYGIYLLATSFNQEALKPGYDPITGNEMTFSDDTYKTNPWFVVNQFKNRFDRKRLISAVTGKYQFADWIYLQGRIGYDLINDGNFGITPFGTAYSRLGSVSQSKSQTTELNIDGLLGITRNLTQDLNLNVALGANLRKNKLESIGISGNQLSIPYLYTITNTLSRSQSYGYNERQVQSAYYTADFNFKNYLTISTTGRYDIYSTLPAANRGIFAPSVSASFVFSELWKPTVLNFGKLRASYAQTSGEAFDAYLTSQYYSLGNTYNGLPQGSFSSTLPNLNLRPFRLKEFEVGFETKFLNNRFGVDLAYFNRQTQDEIVSGPLSIATGYTSQVLNLGSTRNTGLELLVTGTPAVSRSFKWDVSFNITSVKNTIVDIDGPGGTTTLGLGTYRPLNANVAHVKGMAAAQILAYDYRYDASGKIIIGSNGIPVRGALTPMGSALPNLYGGLNNNLNYGNFSLSFLFDYKFGGKVLSATSHYSIVDGLNKMTLAGRETGVVANGVLATGETNTRNVPAYQYYPALVTNISKLNVYSSDFIKLRQVVLSYHLPDQLFRKLPFEAVSLSLVGRNLATLLRHTENFDPEAGISSDVRYAGIEGQQLPPTRTYGFTLNARFKK; encoded by the coding sequence ATGAAACCAAAACTACGAGGAACCTTCGCGAAGGTTTTGCTCCTGCTGGGGGCATGGGTTCTCCTGATTCAGGCACCCGTCTGGGCAGCGGACAGGGACGTGACGGGCAAAGTGTCGGACGAAAAAGGGAATGAGCTGGCGGGAGCAACCGTCACTATCAAGGGCACCAACAAAGGTACCAACACCGACGCGAACGGAAACTTCCGAATTTCGGTGCCCGACGGTAGTGCCGTGCTGGTGTTCTCCTACATCGGTTACGCCCGTCAGGAAGTGACGGTTGGTAATCAGTCGGTGTTCAACATCAAACTGCTGCCGGGTGAATCTGCGCTGAACGAAGTCGTCGTAACGGCCCTCGGCATCAAGCGCGACACCCGGACGCTGGGGTATTCGGTGTCGACGATTGAGTCCTCGGCGCTGAACGTAGCCCGGGAAACCAACGTCATCAACTCCCTGCAGGGGCGCGTGGCGGGTCTGAACATTGCTCCGGCCAACGGCGGACCGGGTTCGGCTTCCCGGATCAACCTGCGCGGGGTCAGTAACTTTAACGGAGGTAGCCCCCTGTTTGTCATCAACGGTATACCGATGGACAACACCTCGCGCGGAAACGCGGGCGAGTGGGGTGGCTCGACCAACGGCGACGGGATTTCCAACATCAACCCCGACGACGTCGAAACGATGACCGTCCTGAAGGGCGCAACGGCTTCGGCACTCTACGGTACGCGGGCCGCCAACGGCGTGATTCTGATCACGACCAAGAGCGGCAAAAACGGCGGTCTCTCGGTTGAATACAATGGCAACATCCAGGCCGACCAGATCATTAATTATACTGACTACCAGTATGAGTATGGTCAGGGAACGCAGGGTAAACGGCCAACCGACGTCTCCAGCGCCCGCAACTCGGGTATCTATAGCTGGGGCGAAAAGCTGGACGGAGCACCCTACACGCAGTTCGACGGCAAGCAGTATCCATATTCGGCCGTAAAGGATAACCTGGAGAAGTTTTACCGGACCGCCACGACGCTCACCAACACCATTGCCGTGTCGGGTGGTAACGAGCAGACCAGCTTCCGGATGTCGCTGTCGTCGCTGGATGCCCAGGCCGTGCTGCGAAACAGCGGGCTGAAACGGAAAACGATCAACCTGAACATCAACCAGAAGGTAACCAGCAAATTCGACGTGAGCGTGCTGGCCAACTACGTCGACCAGCAGGACATCAACCGGCCTAACCTGATGGATGCCCCCCAGAACGCCAACTATGGTATCTATCTGCTGGCAACGAGCTTCAATCAGGAAGCGCTGAAACCCGGCTACGATCCGATTACGGGCAACGAGATGACCTTCAGCGACGATACCTACAAAACCAACCCCTGGTTTGTGGTCAACCAGTTTAAAAATCGGTTCGATCGGAAACGGCTCATCTCGGCCGTTACGGGTAAATATCAGTTCGCGGATTGGATTTATCTGCAGGGCCGGATCGGCTACGACCTGATCAACGACGGTAACTTTGGCATTACGCCGTTTGGAACGGCCTATTCGCGGTTGGGATCGGTGAGCCAGAGCAAATCGCAGACCACGGAGTTGAACATCGACGGCCTGCTGGGCATCACCCGGAATCTGACGCAGGACCTGAACCTGAACGTAGCGCTGGGTGCCAACTTACGTAAGAACAAACTGGAGAGCATCGGTATTTCGGGTAACCAGCTGAGCATTCCGTACCTGTACACGATCACCAACACGCTATCGCGGAGTCAGTCCTACGGCTACAACGAACGGCAGGTGCAGTCGGCCTACTACACGGCGGATTTCAACTTCAAGAACTACCTGACCATATCGACAACGGGTCGTTATGATATCTACTCGACCCTGCCGGCAGCTAACCGGGGCATTTTTGCGCCTTCGGTTTCAGCCAGCTTCGTCTTTTCGGAATTGTGGAAACCAACGGTGCTGAACTTCGGTAAACTGCGCGCTTCCTACGCGCAAACCAGTGGCGAAGCCTTCGATGCGTATCTGACCAGTCAGTATTATTCGCTGGGGAACACCTATAATGGCCTGCCCCAGGGCAGCTTCAGCTCAACCCTGCCCAACCTCAATCTGCGGCCCTTCCGGCTGAAAGAGTTTGAGGTAGGTTTCGAAACGAAGTTCCTCAACAACCGTTTCGGCGTTGACCTGGCTTATTTCAACCGGCAGACCCAGGACGAGATCGTAAGCGGTCCGCTGTCGATTGCTACCGGCTATACCTCGCAGGTTCTGAACCTGGGGTCAACCCGTAATACCGGTCTCGAACTGCTGGTAACGGGTACGCCGGCCGTCAGCCGGTCGTTTAAGTGGGACGTTTCCTTTAACATCACCAGTGTTAAAAACACCATCGTTGATATTGACGGACCGGGCGGCACAACCACGCTGGGGCTGGGTACCTACCGGCCGCTGAACGCTAACGTAGCGCACGTGAAGGGCATGGCCGCTGCGCAGATCCTGGCGTATGACTACAGGTATGATGCCAGCGGAAAAATCATCATTGGCAGTAATGGTATTCCGGTCCGGGGAGCGCTGACGCCGATGGGCTCGGCCCTGCCGAACCTCTACGGCGGGTTGAACAATAACCTGAACTACGGCAATTTCTCGCTTTCGTTCCTGTTCGATTACAAGTTTGGCGGCAAGGTGCTGTCGGCAACGAGCCATTACTCGATCGTAGACGGCCTGAACAAAATGACGCTGGCAGGTCGTGAAACCGGCGTAGTCGCCAATGGCGTACTGGCAACGGGCGAAACCAACACCCGGAACGTACCGGCCTATCAGTACTACCCGGCGCTGGTAACGAATATTTCGAAGCTGAACGTATACAGTTCGGATTTCATCAAGCTGCGGCAGGTTGTACTGAGCTATCACCTGCCCGACCAGCTGTTCCGCAAGCTGCCATTCGAAGCTGTTTCGCTCTCGCTGGTTGGCCGGAACCTGGCTACGCTGCTGCGGCATACGGAGAACTTTGATCCGGAGGCCGGGATTTCATCCGATGTGCGGTATGCCGGTATCGAAGGCCAGCAGCTTCCGCCAACCCGTACCTACGGCTTCACGTTAAATGCCCGCTTCAAAAAATAA
- a CDS encoding SusD/RagB family nutrient-binding outer membrane lipoprotein, giving the protein MNRKLIYIASLLLALTAGCTENFDAINTDPTKASAANWDPNYFLPNAQNAFINLGYNSMLYQAPAMQILASTFTYYGNGDKYVNTQNSTSYQGALFNSTYSVGAVLAEMINLTEGKDQYANLRNVGRIMQAMNMLRGTDVYGDIPYSEAFKVKSGIATPKYDTQQSIYMAALADLEAATAALDPAKAKPTGDLFYGGDIAKWKKFGYSLMLRTAMRLTKIDPATAKTWAEKAVAGGVFTSIDDNARETADANNATSGIYNVYQVADDFRELRWSKTFIDALKSTNDPRLGAVAEVPQPGAANNANQTLAGNNDPAIQVGLPNGYDLSGGATDVRRAPGYPGATGTGADAAPLGGYSRPRISVYLKRNGTLMVMTYAETELLLAEAKVRGWNVPGTAAEHYRNGVAAAMTSLAQLDPSAAIPAATAQAFAAALPLDVSSTEASLKMINTQYWIETGSMFNFIETWINWRRSGYPQLTPVNYPGNVTNAQIPRRMIYLSTEVLNNRVNYTEAAGRLSGGDLLTSRVWWDK; this is encoded by the coding sequence ATGAACCGTAAACTAATCTATATCGCATCGCTTCTGTTGGCATTGACAGCGGGATGTACCGAGAATTTCGATGCCATTAATACAGACCCCACTAAAGCCAGTGCGGCTAACTGGGACCCGAACTACTTTCTGCCCAACGCCCAGAACGCCTTTATCAATCTGGGCTATAACAGCATGCTGTATCAGGCACCGGCTATGCAGATTCTGGCGTCTACGTTCACCTATTACGGCAACGGAGATAAGTACGTAAATACCCAGAACTCGACGAGTTATCAAGGGGCTCTGTTCAATAGTACCTATTCCGTAGGCGCGGTACTGGCCGAGATGATCAACCTGACGGAGGGGAAAGACCAGTATGCCAACCTGCGCAACGTAGGGCGTATCATGCAGGCCATGAATATGCTGCGCGGCACGGACGTGTACGGTGATATCCCATATTCGGAGGCTTTTAAGGTGAAGTCGGGCATCGCTACGCCGAAGTACGATACGCAGCAGTCGATTTATATGGCGGCCCTGGCGGACCTGGAGGCAGCCACCGCTGCACTTGACCCGGCAAAGGCCAAGCCAACCGGCGATCTGTTCTACGGGGGCGACATTGCCAAATGGAAGAAGTTTGGCTATTCGCTCATGCTGCGTACGGCCATGCGCCTGACCAAAATAGACCCGGCAACCGCCAAAACCTGGGCTGAAAAAGCCGTTGCGGGTGGCGTCTTTACGTCCATTGACGACAATGCACGCGAAACAGCCGATGCCAATAACGCGACCTCGGGTATCTATAACGTGTATCAGGTAGCCGACGATTTCCGGGAGTTGCGCTGGTCAAAGACGTTTATCGACGCGCTGAAGTCAACGAATGATCCTCGTTTGGGCGCGGTTGCTGAGGTGCCGCAGCCGGGCGCTGCTAACAACGCCAACCAGACCCTGGCCGGCAATAACGATCCGGCCATTCAGGTGGGTCTGCCGAATGGATATGATCTGAGCGGGGGCGCTACGGACGTTCGGCGGGCGCCGGGCTATCCGGGCGCTACCGGAACCGGCGCTGACGCTGCCCCGCTGGGGGGCTATTCGCGGCCCCGTATCTCGGTTTATCTGAAGCGGAATGGAACGCTGATGGTGATGACCTATGCCGAAACGGAACTGCTCCTGGCCGAAGCTAAAGTGCGGGGCTGGAACGTGCCCGGCACGGCCGCTGAACATTATCGTAACGGCGTTGCGGCTGCCATGACCTCTCTGGCGCAGCTCGACCCCAGCGCGGCCATTCCGGCAGCAACGGCTCAGGCCTTCGCAGCGGCTCTTCCGCTGGACGTTTCCTCGACCGAAGCGTCGCTGAAGATGATCAATACGCAGTACTGGATCGAGACGGGTTCCATGTTCAATTTCATCGAAACCTGGATCAACTGGCGTCGGTCGGGTTATCCGCAGCTGACTCCGGTCAACTATCCGGGTAACGTAACAAACGCCCAGATTCCACGCCGGATGATTTATCTGTCGACCGAAGTGCTCAATAACCGGGTTAACTACACGGAAGCCGCGGGCCGACTAAGCGGTGGCGATCTGCTGACCAGCCGCGTCTGGTGGGATAAATAG